From a single Streptomyces sp. NBC_00377 genomic region:
- a CDS encoding antitoxin, with product MGIFDRFKSNKAAQDKARDMSDVAERKANEKTGDKYESQIDSAQQKMHERMGMDEERPDRP from the coding sequence ATGGGCATCTTCGACAGGTTCAAGAGCAACAAGGCGGCGCAGGACAAGGCCCGGGACATGTCCGACGTCGCGGAGCGCAAGGCGAACGAGAAGACGGGCGACAAGTACGAGTCACAGATCGACTCCGCGCAGCAGAAGATGCACGAGCGGATGGGCATGGACGAGGAACGGCCCGACCGGCCCTAG
- a CDS encoding SCO6745 family protein: MSGNHEHQATEQAERGEEVAPAQARRLWHLLEPLHAVLYYAPEVFDEAGALGYPTEDRWGSYFPFRAAPLGPVNTEAVTSAFYSFQPGMVARHLEGAWRIATPDAVLAARLRGIDRLYRKLFGDLVDSPELAEAAALARRAAEAADTAGRPLAAANAALDWPSEPHLQLWQAATVLREHRGDGHLAALLLAGLDPTEALVSFAAIGAASVERFGSRGWTREEWAAASERLTARGLLEADGTATDAGRDLRRGVEQDTDRLALGPWQALGPEFTERLAALLGDYWVAVLGSGLLPSESTLGIGKV; the protein is encoded by the coding sequence ATGTCCGGGAATCACGAGCACCAGGCGACCGAGCAGGCCGAGCGGGGTGAAGAGGTCGCGCCGGCCCAGGCGCGCCGGCTCTGGCATCTGCTGGAGCCACTGCACGCGGTGCTGTACTACGCGCCGGAGGTCTTCGACGAGGCCGGTGCGCTCGGCTACCCGACCGAGGACCGCTGGGGAAGCTACTTCCCCTTCCGTGCCGCTCCGTTGGGCCCGGTGAACACCGAGGCGGTGACCTCGGCCTTCTACAGCTTCCAGCCCGGCATGGTCGCCCGGCACCTCGAGGGCGCCTGGAGGATCGCCACCCCCGACGCCGTCCTCGCGGCGCGACTGAGAGGCATCGACCGGCTGTACCGCAAGCTGTTCGGAGACCTGGTGGACAGTCCCGAGCTGGCCGAGGCCGCGGCTCTCGCCCGCCGCGCGGCCGAGGCGGCCGACACCGCGGGGCGCCCGCTCGCCGCGGCCAACGCCGCGCTGGACTGGCCGAGCGAGCCCCACCTCCAGCTCTGGCAGGCGGCGACCGTGCTGCGCGAACACCGCGGTGACGGTCACCTCGCCGCCCTGCTCCTCGCCGGCCTCGACCCGACGGAGGCGCTGGTGTCCTTCGCTGCGATTGGCGCCGCCTCCGTCGAACGCTTCGGGAGTCGCGGCTGGACCCGCGAGGAGTGGGCGGCGGCGAGCGAGCGGCTGACGGCGAGAGGCCTGCTCGAGGCGGACGGCACGGCCACGGACGCGGGCCGCGATCTGCGCCGCGGCGTCGAGCAGGACACCGACCGGCTGGCCCTCGGTCCCTGGCAGGCCCTCGGCCCGGAGTTCACGGAACGCCTGGCCGCGCTCCTCGGCGACTACTGGGTGGCGGTGCTGGGATCCGGACTGCTGCCCTCGGAGTCCACGCTCGGCATCGGGAAGGTGTGA
- a CDS encoding HNH endonuclease family protein, with amino-acid sequence MRRLRGGAAVAVALMCAVTVAGCKEQTTGSGSGSGGAGATAGAGAGGAALAAAESLTVKGRAPKTGYDREKFGTAWADTDTNSCDTRDDILKRDLEKVKFTGGVCKVSYGVLESDPYSGKDVTYRRGSSKVDIDHVVALSDAWQKGAKYWDAGKRIALANDPLNLLAVDASTNRSKGDGDTATWLPPNKAYRCTYVAAQVAVKKKYELWVTEAEKSAMEKVLKTCPGQKLPTGGNPTKAPDRFHAG; translated from the coding sequence GTGAGGCGTCTGAGGGGTGGGGCGGCGGTCGCCGTCGCGTTGATGTGTGCCGTGACGGTGGCGGGCTGCAAGGAGCAGACCACCGGTTCGGGTTCTGGATCCGGTGGCGCGGGAGCGACGGCGGGCGCCGGGGCCGGCGGAGCGGCGCTCGCGGCGGCCGAGTCGCTGACCGTGAAGGGGCGGGCCCCCAAGACCGGCTACGACCGGGAGAAGTTCGGCACCGCCTGGGCGGACACGGACACCAATTCCTGTGACACGCGGGACGACATCCTCAAGCGGGACCTGGAGAAGGTGAAGTTCACGGGCGGTGTCTGCAAGGTGTCCTACGGGGTGCTGGAATCGGACCCGTACTCCGGGAAGGACGTGACGTACCGGCGGGGCAGCAGCAAGGTCGACATCGACCATGTCGTCGCCCTTTCCGACGCCTGGCAGAAGGGCGCCAAATACTGGGACGCCGGCAAACGGATAGCTCTCGCCAACGATCCGCTGAACCTCCTGGCTGTCGACGCGAGCACCAACCGTTCCAAGGGGGACGGCGACACGGCGACCTGGCTGCCGCCCAACAAGGCGTACCGGTGCACGTATGTCGCGGCGCAGGTCGCGGTGAAGAAGAAGTACGAACTGTGGGTCACCGAGGCGGAGAAGTCCGCGATGGAGAAGGTCCTGAAGACCTGTCCCGGCCAGAAACTCCCCACCGGGGGCAACCCCACCAAGGCGCCCGACCGTTTCCACGCGGGGTGA